The genomic window CGACCGGTGTGCCGAACTGTGCTTCCAGGGCAGGCTTGTCGACACCGGTATCTTCAATCACATCATGCAGCATGGCGGCCATCAGGCTTTGATGATCCATGTGCATGTTAGCCAGGATATTGGCGACTGCCAGCGGATGCGTTACATAAGCTTCACCCGAGCGGCGGCGCTGACCGTCGTGAGCCTGTTCTGCATAGTAAAAGGCGCGCTTAACCTGCTGAATCTCATCTGCGGGCAGGTAACCCCCAAGACGATCGGCCAGGTCATCAATCGTAAACATGCAACGCGCCTCACATAGCTATCAATCGTCGGTGGAAACAGTCGCATCAGCTGCCGGACGTCGCGGCGCAGCCTCGACAGGCTCATCCAATACGCTATGATTAACCAGACCGGCGGCAATTTCGCGCAGCGCCATCACGGTGGGCTTGTCGTTTTCCCAGGGCAGCTGGGCTTCCCGGGAGCCGCGCGCCAGCTGGCGGGCTCGCTGGGTGGAAATCATCACCAGCTTGAAACGGTTTTCAACATGATCCAGGCAATCTTCAACGGTAACTCGTGCCATAAATAAAGCGCCTTCCTGTAATAACGGCGGCAAGCCAGCCAGCGCAATCACCTAAGGGTATCAGCGCGGGCCAACTCGATAGACTAAAAAGATATCCAGAACCCGATAGATTACTCGACGCTGGCCTGCTGTGACAAGAGTGCAGCCAATAATGGTGCATGCCGATCACGCATTGAGGCCAAGGTCAGACGCTGACTGATCACCAGCGACCTGAGCTCTTCCAGCGCCGTGGTGAAATCATCATTGACGACCAGGTAGTCATACTCATCGTAATGAGACATCTCACTGACGGCATCGCGCATGCGCCGGGCTATCACAGCATGCTCATCGGTGCCGCGGCTGGCCAGGCGATTCTCGAGTTCATGCAGCGATGGCGGCATGATAAAAATCGAGACAGCATGCTTGACCTGCTCACGCACCTGCCGCGCACCCTGCCAGTCAATTTCCAGAATCACGTCCTGGCCTGCATCCAGGAGTACCTGAACGGCCTGACGGGAGGTGCCATAATAGTGGTCAAATACCTGGGCGTATTCAAAAAAACCGCCCTGTTGAATCATGGCTTCAAAACCGGCCACATCGGTAAAGTGATAGTTAACGCCGTTGACTTCACCTTCGCGCCGCGCACGGGTGGTATGCGAGACTGACACCTGAAGGCCATCAAGGCTTTCGATCAGTTCACGCACCAGGCTGGTTTTACCGGCGCCCGATGGGGCAGAAACAACAAAAAGCGTACCTTGGGACATGCAGCGCTTCCCTATTGGCTAAGGAACTTAAAGGTAACCAGTGCAATCAGCCCTGGCGACACCTCCAGATCAAGTAGGTTGTATTGCACTATAAAGCAGCATTATCGCACAACCATGCGCCCGACTGTAGCACAGGGCAAGGAGAGACCGCGTGACACCCACCATGATCCACCAGGGCATGCAGGCGCTCGCCAAAGCGGACCCAGACGTTGCCAAAGCGACTTCTTGGGTAGGCACGCCGCCAGCACGTGAACGGGAAAAAGGCTTTGAGGCGTTTTTCGCCACCATTGTCAGTCAGCAGATATCAACGGCGGCAGCCAGCGCTATTCTCCAGCGCCTTCGTGATCAGTTACCTGAACTGAACGCTGAGGCCGTCATGGCCATTGATGCCCAACGCCTGCGCGATGCAGGGCTTTCCTGGCGCAAGGTGGATTATGCCAAAGGGCTGGCGGCGGCAACGCTGGACGGCGATTTTGACGCCCAGGCCCTGGAAAGCATGGATGACGCCACCGCGATTCAGGCCATCACGGCACTGCGCGGATTCGGCCGCTGGAGCGCTGAAATTTACCTGATGTTTTCCCTCAAGCGCGCTGATATCTTTCCCGCCGATGACCTGGCACTACGCGTCGCCCTGGGGCGACTCAAGGGGCTGGAGAAACGCCCGACACCCGGCCAGGCACGCGCACTGGTTGAGCATTGGGCGCCGTGGCGCAGCGTTGGCGCGCTGTTTCTGTGGCATTATTATCGCGGCGCGCCAGCATAGCACTTAGCGCACATCCGTAAGCCGCCCGATCACCGTGAGCTCACCGTCTTCAGGCTGCACAACCACCATATCCCCAGAGGCGACGCCGCCGCCCACCAGGGCGGTTATATTCACCTGATGAGTGACCAGCAATAGGTTGCCGGAGCCCTGCCAATCCAGTATCTGCTGGCGAGCTTCCCGGGTTCGCTGTTCGCGGGCATAACGTTCACTGGCAATAAAGAAAGAGTCCAGCCAGTCCACCGTCTGCACATCCCCCAGCGCCATTAACTCAGCGGTCTC from Halomonas sp. CH40 includes these protein-coding regions:
- the gmk gene encoding guanylate kinase, translated to MSQGTLFVVSAPSGAGKTSLVRELIESLDGLQVSVSHTTRARREGEVNGVNYHFTDVAGFEAMIQQGGFFEYAQVFDHYYGTSRQAVQVLLDAGQDVILEIDWQGARQVREQVKHAVSIFIMPPSLHELENRLASRGTDEHAVIARRMRDAVSEMSHYDEYDYLVVNDDFTTALEELRSLVISQRLTLASMRDRHAPLLAALLSQQASVE
- a CDS encoding DNA-3-methyladenine glycosylase 2 family protein codes for the protein MIHQGMQALAKADPDVAKATSWVGTPPAREREKGFEAFFATIVSQQISTAAASAILQRLRDQLPELNAEAVMAIDAQRLRDAGLSWRKVDYAKGLAAATLDGDFDAQALESMDDATAIQAITALRGFGRWSAEIYLMFSLKRADIFPADDLALRVALGRLKGLEKRPTPGQARALVEHWAPWRSVGALFLWHYYRGAPA
- the rpoZ gene encoding DNA-directed RNA polymerase subunit omega — encoded protein: MARVTVEDCLDHVENRFKLVMISTQRARQLARGSREAQLPWENDKPTVMALREIAAGLVNHSVLDEPVEAAPRRPAADATVSTDD